A single genomic interval of Helianthus annuus cultivar XRQ/B chromosome 13, HanXRQr2.0-SUNRISE, whole genome shotgun sequence harbors:
- the LOC110898958 gene encoding probable WRKY transcription factor 20 isoform X2 — MKATLGFNDKPEPSPTTGSFFKSSMMQGSSVTPAFSLEANCSSGKNLDDSNSGLFEFRPHTQTTTGQQFSSAGFQISAGSSFQLGEPSGQYHIQNQNKNQSEPRSYASPSTTNWEMEMTSPKEKSTTYKPHEETNGLGKPKDPGTAIQVDRSSDDGYNWRKYGQKVVKGSEHPRSYYKCTHPNCEVKKIFERSYTTGQIMEIVYKGTHDHPKPQPSRRFSAGALMSIQEENSDKLQYAGHSAKNGQNPNPEGSGTPLQSPRQASHDSIDEADDDDDQYSKKRRTDFGTLDITPVVKPIREPRVVVQTTSEVDILDDGYRWRKYGQKVVRGNPNPRSYYKCTSVGCTVRKHVERASHDPKAVITAYEGKHNHDVPVLKNNNHDLTGSGNQRPRSEENNAICLDLVVGSRLMEQPQVHVSNSNFRKVVHWNVVYGPGENNAEGCNNDVITLNRSNPYPQYLGRIVSGP; from the exons ATGAAAGCTACGTtaggatttaatgataag CCTGAGCCGTCTCCAACCACGGGTTCTTTCTTTAAGTCTTCAATGATGCAAGGGTCAAGTGTCACTCCTGCTTTCTCTTTAGAGGCAAATTGTTCTTCCGGAAAGAACTTGGATGATAGTAACTCTGGTTTGTTCGAGTTTAGACCCCACACCCAGACTACAACAGGTCAACAATTTTCGTCTGCAGGATTTCAG ATTTCTGCAGGTTCCAGCTTTCAACTAGGTGAACCGAGCGGGCAATATCATattcaaaatcaaaacaaaaatcaAAGCGAGCCACGATCATACGCGTCTCCATCTACAACCAACTGGGAAATGGAAATGACGTCACCAAAAGAAAAAAGTACAACTTACAAGCCTCACGAGGAAACAAATGGATTGGGGAAGCCGAAAGATCCGGGGACCGCTATCCAAGTTGACCGGTCATCAGATGATGGATATAACTGGCGAAAATATGGGCAGAAAGTTGTGAAAGGAAGTGAACATCCAAGAAGCTATTACAAGTGTACACATCCCAATTGTGAAGTGAAGAAGATTTTCGAACGTTCTTATACTACTGGTCAAATAATGGAAATTGTGTATAAAGGGACTCATGATCATCCGAAGCCTCAACCTAGCCGTCGATTTAGTGCTGGTGCTCTTATGTCTATACAGGAGGAAAATTCTGATAAACTTCAATATGCAG GCCACTCTGCAAAAAATGGCCAGAATCCTAACCCCGAGGGGAGTGGAACCCCTCTGCAATCTCCAAGACAAGCGAGTCACGACAGTATAGACGAGGCTGACGATGACGACGACCAATATTCGAAAAAGAG GCGAACAGATTTCGGTACCCTTGATATAACTCCAGTGGTTAAGCCTATTCGTGAGCCACGTGTAGTGGTCCAAACTACCAGTGAGGTTGATATACTGGATGATGGATATCGTTGGCGTAAGTATGGCCAGAAAGTTGTGCGGGGCAATCCTAATCCTAG GAGTTATTACAAATGCACAAGTGTTGGATGCACCGTAAGAAAACACGTAGAGAGGGCATCCCATGATCCTAAAGCAGTCATAACCGCGTACGAAGGAAAGCACAATCACGACGTACCCGTTTTGAAAAACAATAACCATGATCTTACAGGGTCCGGGAATCAACGGCCTAGATCAGAGGAAAACAATGCTATCTGTCTTGATCTTGTAGTTGGTAGTAGACTCATGGAACAACCACAAGTACATgtttcaaattcaaatttcagAAAAGTTGTTCACTGGAATGTTGTATACGGGCCGGGAGAGAACAATGCTGAAGGATGTAACAATGACGTTATTACCCTTAACCGTTCTAATCCGTACCCGCAATATCTTGGAAGAATAGTCTCGGGGCCGTAG
- the LOC110898958 gene encoding probable WRKY transcription factor 20 isoform X3: MMQGSSVTPAFSLEANCSSGKNLDDSNSGLFEFRPHTQTTTGQQFSSAGFQISAGSSFQLGEPSGQYHIQNQNKNQSEPRSYASPSTTNWEMEMTSPKEKSTTYKPHEETNGLGKPKDPGTAIQVDRSSDDGYNWRKYGQKVVKGSEHPRSYYKCTHPNCEVKKIFERSYTTGQIMEIVYKGTHDHPKPQPSRRFSAGALMSIQEENSDKLQYAGHSAKNGQNPNPEGSGTPLQSPRQASHDSIDEADDDDDQYSKKRRTDFGTLDITPVVKPIREPRVVVQTTSEVDILDDGYRWRKYGQKVVRGNPNPRSYYKCTSVGCTVRKHVERASHDPKAVITAYEGKHNHDVPVLKNNNHDLTGSGNQRPRSEENNAICLDLVVGSRLMEQPQVHVSNSNFRKVVHWNVVYGPGENNAEGCNNDVITLNRSNPYPQYLGRIVSGP, translated from the exons ATGATGCAAGGGTCAAGTGTCACTCCTGCTTTCTCTTTAGAGGCAAATTGTTCTTCCGGAAAGAACTTGGATGATAGTAACTCTGGTTTGTTCGAGTTTAGACCCCACACCCAGACTACAACAGGTCAACAATTTTCGTCTGCAGGATTTCAG ATTTCTGCAGGTTCCAGCTTTCAACTAGGTGAACCGAGCGGGCAATATCATattcaaaatcaaaacaaaaatcaAAGCGAGCCACGATCATACGCGTCTCCATCTACAACCAACTGGGAAATGGAAATGACGTCACCAAAAGAAAAAAGTACAACTTACAAGCCTCACGAGGAAACAAATGGATTGGGGAAGCCGAAAGATCCGGGGACCGCTATCCAAGTTGACCGGTCATCAGATGATGGATATAACTGGCGAAAATATGGGCAGAAAGTTGTGAAAGGAAGTGAACATCCAAGAAGCTATTACAAGTGTACACATCCCAATTGTGAAGTGAAGAAGATTTTCGAACGTTCTTATACTACTGGTCAAATAATGGAAATTGTGTATAAAGGGACTCATGATCATCCGAAGCCTCAACCTAGCCGTCGATTTAGTGCTGGTGCTCTTATGTCTATACAGGAGGAAAATTCTGATAAACTTCAATATGCAG GCCACTCTGCAAAAAATGGCCAGAATCCTAACCCCGAGGGGAGTGGAACCCCTCTGCAATCTCCAAGACAAGCGAGTCACGACAGTATAGACGAGGCTGACGATGACGACGACCAATATTCGAAAAAGAG GCGAACAGATTTCGGTACCCTTGATATAACTCCAGTGGTTAAGCCTATTCGTGAGCCACGTGTAGTGGTCCAAACTACCAGTGAGGTTGATATACTGGATGATGGATATCGTTGGCGTAAGTATGGCCAGAAAGTTGTGCGGGGCAATCCTAATCCTAG GAGTTATTACAAATGCACAAGTGTTGGATGCACCGTAAGAAAACACGTAGAGAGGGCATCCCATGATCCTAAAGCAGTCATAACCGCGTACGAAGGAAAGCACAATCACGACGTACCCGTTTTGAAAAACAATAACCATGATCTTACAGGGTCCGGGAATCAACGGCCTAGATCAGAGGAAAACAATGCTATCTGTCTTGATCTTGTAGTTGGTAGTAGACTCATGGAACAACCACAAGTACATgtttcaaattcaaatttcagAAAAGTTGTTCACTGGAATGTTGTATACGGGCCGGGAGAGAACAATGCTGAAGGATGTAACAATGACGTTATTACCCTTAACCGTTCTAATCCGTACCCGCAATATCTTGGAAGAATAGTCTCGGGGCCGTAG
- the LOC110898959 gene encoding uncharacterized protein LOC110898959, whose product MDTLPSLRPPISCNYISPSKNLYHGNHRHQFSCKTHRISAVDEVSAVTFDPGAPDITWQIVVGSIAGVAPFVVAGIEFSKRIVAQKKCNECGGSGLVLIEDEYIRCPNCGGFLPWQSWRRFFSG is encoded by the exons ATGGATACACTACCAAGTCTCCGTCCTCCCATCAGTTGCAACTATATTTCACCATCCAAAAATCTATATCACGGTaaccaccgccaccagttcagctGCAAAACACATCGAATCTCCGCAGTGGATGAAGTTTCCGCGGTTACATTTGATCCGGGTGCGCCTGATATCACCTGGCAGATTGTAGTTGGATCCATTG CTGGAGTTGCTCCCTTTGTGGTTGCGGGGATCGAATTCAGCAAGCGAATT GTGGCTCAGAAGAAGTGCAACGAATGTGGTGGTTCAGGGCTTGTATTGATAGAGGATGAGTATATTCGGTGCCCTAATTGTG GTGGATTTCTGCCATGGCAATCTTGGAGAAGATTCTTTTCTGGTTAA